TAACCAATGATGCCTGAAGAAGCACAGCTGTCTTTTGTAGAGCAATGTTGGCTACAAAGGAAAGTGACGAAGTAAAGCTTGCGGGGTCGGTATCGAGAACTTGCCCACCACATATTCCGGAAGGTCCTACTGCCTGGGCAAAAATAGAAAGCGCCTGAACTATTGAAGAAGGGGGCACTCCTCTATCCATGAGCCCTTTAAGAGAATATTCAAAGGCCCATGCCAGGAGGGCGTCACCAGCAAGAATAGCCAATGCGTCGCCATAGATCATATGGTTTGTGGGTTTTCCCCGTCTAAGAGAATCATTATCCATGGCCGGAAGATCATCGTGTATTAAAGAAGCGGTATGAACCATTTCCAGCGCTAATGCCATGGGAAGAACCTTTTCTTTTTCCCCTCCTACTGATTCTGCTGCTTTGACACATAATATGGGACGAAGTCTTTTTCCCCCTGCCTGAAGAGAGTATGTCATGGATTCCCAAAGCCGGGGGGGAATGTTTTCAGGTCTTGATGAACACAGAGAGTTAAGGTGGTCCTCAAACCATACTCGGTTTTTTTCAAGCTCTCTTTTTACCATGTCATTCATCATTGTTTTCTTTGAGCTCCATGTTCAACGGCTCTTCTTTTCCAGAGTTGGTTAGAAGAAAAATTTTTTGCTCGGCTTGTGTTAAATAGACCTGGCATTCTTTTACGAGGCTCACGCCCTGCTCAAACAGCTCCAGGGCTGCTTCAAGAGGCAGTTCATCTTTTTCTAATGTATGTACGATCTTTTGTATTTCATCTAATTTCTGACTGAAATTCATAATTGATCCCCCTTTTTTACATAGAACAATTGCTCTACCTGCCTAACCTGTGATAAAATCCACCTGTTCGAACATTATTTCCTTCGGAGGAGGCGGAAAATCAATGGCTAGAGTTTGTGAATGTTGCGGCCGCGGACCTGTTACAGGAAACGCTGTCAGCCATTCCAATCGTCATACAAGAAGACGTTGGCTTGTCAATCTGCAGAATGTGAAGGTTGATCTTGGCGCTGGCGAAACACGACGCATGAAAATTTGTACAAAATGCCTTAAATCTGGCAAAGTCAAGCGGGCTGTATAGTCAGCCCGCTTTTTTATTCTGTCCAGTAAAGATACACTGCAAGTCTTCCTTTGTCTACTGAGATTTCAACGTAATCCTCTCTGCTTTTTTCGAGCCTGTTGCTTATAGCATAAGGCCGCGCCATTTCAAGGGAAACATTTTCCAGTTCCCAGCGAGTTCCCCGAATAGATACACCTTCCACCTTTTCTTCCAAAGCGAATAGGGATATTATCTCTGGTTCGGGTCTATTAAAACAGAAAGAAACCTGCTCTGCTCCCTGAAGAATAAAGAGCGCTTCCTTGTCGTCACAGAGGCTTCGAATATGAACACCCCAGTCTTCAGCCCATAGGGCAGAAAAAATATTGCTCCAGGTATGGTCAAGACGGCCTCCCCAACATCCTGTAAGTACAACTTCCGGCGAAGAATAGGTTTCGCCTATTCTTCTAAGTGTAAGCTGAAGGTCAGTATATTCCTTATCTACAGGATATGTTTCTATATGAACCCCCATTTTTTCAGCCCATGTCCTCCCTTCTAGAGAGCTGCTGTCACTGTCTCCTACAAGGTAATGGGGCACAATGCCGGTCTTCTTGCATATGTCGATTCCCGCGTCAGCGCACCAGATTTCGTCAAAAAGCGAGGCAGTCTGCACAAGCCACTCCACTGAAGGTGCTCGCCCACCTGCTATGAGAAGGATGGTCGGAACTTTGTTAAAACGGCTTGAACGCAGCTTCCAGCCATTTAAGTGAAAAATCCCAGTTTTAGATGTGTTCATCTAAAATCTCCAGTGCCCTTTGATCATCTACAAGAATTTCACGCGGCTTAGAACCTTCAGGAGGCCCTACGATCCCAAGCTGTTCCATTGTGTCTATAAGGCGGGCGGCCCGAGTAAAACCTATACGGAGCTGCCTCTGCAGGCGGCTTGCTGAGGCGATGCCAGAGTCAAGGATAATTTGCATAGCTTCTTCGAGCAGAGGATCATCAGTAAAAGGAGAGTCGGCACCAGAGCCATCTCCACTGCTCCCCCCCTGTTCTTCTATATCAATATACTCCGGTTTACCAAAAAGAGCCTTCATATAATTGATGAATTCAAGGGATTTGCCATCTTCTATATAGGGAGATTGGAGGCGCACCGGCTTGGGGAACCTGGGGCTGACAAAAAGCATATCCCCTTTCCCTAGAAGTTTTTCTGCTCCGGAAACATCAATGATAGTTCTGGAATCCGCCTGAGATGGCAATGTAAATGCGACACGGGCTGGGATATTCGCTTTAATAAGCCCTGTAACCACATTTACAGATGGTCGCTGAGTAGCGAGCAAAAGATGGATACCTGTAGCCCTTGCCATTTGCGCAAGCCGGCAAATATAGTCTTCCACGTCTTTTTGAGCGGTAAACATCAGATCTGCAAGCTCATCCACTATTATGACTATGTGTGGGAGCCTGTCTTTGGGTATTGCTTTTTCGTTGTATCCCGCCAGATTTCGAACCCGAGCTTTTGCAAAAATGTCGTATCTCTGCTCCATCTCCCGTACTGCCCATGCCAAGGCTTGAATAGCTTTTTTAGGAGATGTCACAGGTTTGGCCAACATGTGGGGCAAATGCTCATAAATGCTGAGCTCAACCCGTTTGGGGTCGATCATAAGCAATCTGAGTTCTTCCGGTTTACGACAATAGCAAAGTCCTGCGATACAGCTATTTACAAATACGCTTTTTCCCGAACCTGTCGTTCCCGCAACAAGAAGGTGGGGCAAATCTTCCAGACCGATAATAAGGGGCCTTGAGTCGACTCGTACTCCCATTGGCAGTGGAAGGTTGTAGTCGGCTTGTTCAAAGGCTTGCGATTCAAGAATTCGTCTTAACAGTACACCTCTCCGTTTAGGGTTGGGAATCTCTATTCCTACATAGGGTTTTCCCGGAATAGGTGCTTCTACCCGTAAGGCAGGGACAGCAAGTGCTACAGCAAGATCATTTGCCAATCCTGCAATTTTACTAACTTTTATTCCTGGCGCGAGCTGTACTTGAAACTGAATGACTGTGGGGCCGATAACTATTTCTGCCAGTTCTGCCTGTACGTCAAAGTCGGCTAATGTGGATATAATAGCCTCCGCCTGCTCCTTGGCTTTTTGTTCTCCTAGATCCTGCTCTGGCGGCTCAGGAGCTCCAAAAAGTTCCAGGGGGGGCGGGAATTTCCCTGCGGTTATTTCTTCTTTCATGTCTTCTTTCTTTATATCGATTTCAGGCAACGCTTCTCCTTCTACGTCAGTAGAGTCTTCCTCTTTCAATATCATTCGAACATTTGGTGATAAGTCCACGTCTTTTTTAGTTTCGCTATCAAGATGTCCATCTTCTTTGCCATAAGTTCTCTCGAAGGAAGAAGTTCTTTCAAAAGTTGTAATGACTGGCAGATCTTCGTATTCGGCAATGTTTTCTTTATCAGTTTCTGTAGTCTCCTCAGCTTCCATAGCGGCTGTTCTTTCATCTGCTGAGGCATTTGTGTTACTTTCATTTTCAATTTGCACAGTTTTTTTAGATTCTGAAGGCCGGAGATTCGTAATGCCGCTTAGCACGGTTCGCCCGAAAGCTAAAATAGTTCTTGTTTTTATAAAACCATAAAGAACGGTAGATGTAAAAAGAGCTGCAAAGCAGAAAAGGAGAGTTCCAAAAAAACCTCCATTGACTAAAAAGAACTGTGTCAGGTTTTGTCCAAAAAAACCAGGCTTCAGTACGCCCCATACTGATGGGCCGTTTAATCGTTCCAGAAGGCCTAATACGAGCGCGCCTGCCGTAAAGAGAAAGAGTGTGGCCAACGTCTGTACTGCCAGCTGCTGGATCTTTCGATGCAACAAAATGGAAAGACAGACATAAGCGCCGAATATGAGAATAATAAGAACGGCCCCTCCCCCTCTTTGTGTAAGAATTTGTCGAATGAACAGACCGAATTCTCCTGTCCAAAAAGAGAAAAGAGACGCTATGACGTAGATATCGCCAATAAGTAAAAAGAAAAAAAACAGACGCATCCCCTTCGCCAGGCGGCGAATTCTATCCTCGCGAATTCTTTGTCGTTCTTCATTTTTTTGTTTAGGGCGTCCGCGTTTTTTCCCCTTTTTAAAGTTAAAGAGTTTCATGGTCTGTCGAGCTTCCTCCAACTGTCATCTTTTTTATAAGCAGTGATGGTTGTCCATCTGTCACTGGAACTGATTGACCAGCTTTGCCGCATGTGCCTGGAAGAAAATGCAGATCTTTTCCTACCCCTACTATATCCATAAGGGCTTCCGGCCCATTTCCTGTGAGAAGAGCACCCTTTACAGGATGGATTATGCTCCCCCTTTGAATAAGATAACCCTCCGTCACCTGAAAAACAAAATCTCCTGTTGTAGGGTTTACTTCTCCTCCACCCATCCTCTTTACATACAGGCCATAATCTATGCCTTTGATCATTTCTTCAGGTTCATTGTTTCCTGGAAGAATAAAGGTATTGCTCATGCGGGGGATAGGCGGATTTCTGTATGAACTCCGCCGTCCATTGCCTGAAAGAGGTAAATTATCTTTCTTTGATGAGACCATATCTGTCAAGTACGCCTTTAAAATCCCGTTTTCTATGAGAACTGTTCGCTTTGCCGGCATCCCTTCATCATCGATAGAATAGCTGCCATAGAGTCCTGAAATAGTGCCGTCGTCAATCATGGTCACAAGAGGGCTCGCCACTTTTTCTCCCAGTTTATTGCGATACACGGAGTAGTCCTTTTGAATAATGTCTGCTTCCAGTCCATGGCCGCAAGCTTCATGAATAAGAGTTCCGCCTGCTTCTCCGGAAAGCAAAACAGGCATTGTCCCTGCAGGGCAATCAGGAGCGTCCAGCATCAATAGAGCCTCATCGAGGGCCCTTTGAGCGAGGGCGTCTGGATCGTGGTGTTGCCAAAAGAGATCAGGAGATTCTGCCCTTGCCGCACTTTCATATCCTGTCTGTATCTGTTCCTCTTTTTCTACTACAACCTCTACACTAAAGCTTGTATAGGCCCTTTCGTCTTTTCTCAGTTCGCCTTTATCGTTAATGATAGCGATCTGACGGGATGAAAGGGTATAGTTTATGGAAACTTGAGTCACAAGAGAGCTTTTTTGCCGAAGAGCCTGGTCGATATAATGGAAAAACTTCTGGTCCGCTGGTTGGGGAGGGATTACTTCTCTTACAACTCTTTCGAGAAGGTTGTTATCCAAAGTTGTTGATGGGATGATAATCCCCATATTTAAAGCTGCTTCCTGCAGTGCGGTCAGGCCGTCTTTGAGCGTTACACCTGGCATATGGGCAAAAGATGTCAAATCATTGAATAATATCCTTGCCCCTACCCCTTCCCTGAGGGAAGTGCTAATTTCTTCCATAGTTTTATCTTCAAAAGAAGAGCTATGGAATGAAGAGGATTCAAAAAATAAATCTGCAAAATCTATGTCATGACGATGGAGTGATTCTAGTGCTTCTTTTAGCGCCAAATGGCTCATACTTCGTCTTCTTCCTCTCTTTTCTCGAATTCTTTTATCTCTTCTATCTTAACAGGAATTCCCTCTTCCGAGAGCTTTTTCATAAGTATTCTCCCTTCTTCTGCTCTTTCATAGGGGCAAAAGAACGATAGAATTCCTTTTTGAGGGTCGTCTGTACGTATAAATCCAATCCCATCGTATTCAGATACTATCCAGCTTATAAGAACTATGAATGCAGGATTTGTCGAAAGGATAAGCTGTATCATATCAGAAGGGGTATTTGCCTTTTCTTTCATTGTTTTTCGCCCCGTATCTTTCGAATGTTGGCCAAATGATCCTTGTATGTTTTAGCAAAGATATGTTCGCCGTTTTTCCTTGCTACATAATAGAGATACTCAGTTTTTTCTGGGACTAATGCCGCTTCCCATGAGGCCTTGGAAGGTACACAGATTGCAGTGGGAGGAAGTCCTAGTTTTTTATAGGTATTATAAGGGGATTCCACTTCCAGATGCTTGTAAAGCACTCGCTGAAGAACCTCCCCCTCCCTTTTCCAGGCATAGACAACTGTTGCATCGATTTGCAGAGGCATCTTTATCTTGAGCCTGTTTTGAATGACTCCTGCTATAAGTGCACGCTCTTCGTCTCTTTTAGCTTCCCGTTCAATGAGGGAGGCCAGTATTGCTAAATCTGTAACTTCCTGAGGAGAGTTGCCCTTTACACGGTCACCGAACTTTTTCCACCATAGAGCCGTTCCAGCCTGTATCAAGGCTTCAGGGGATGTTTGTGCTACATTATATGTGTCTGGAAGTAAAAAAGCAGCCCGTGTTTCTGCATCGGCAGGGAGTAATGACAGAAGAGAATTATCAAAAAACTCGTCCTTCAGAAGAAGGGAAGCCAGTTCTTTTGCTTCTGTCAATTGAAATTGCTCAGCGATGGAAAAAATATCAGATCCGGGAATTAAAGTCATTTTATCCTGAAAAGGAGTGGCTTTTCCCAACTGTCTTGCTACTTCCCATGGTGAACCTTTGCGTATGGAATACATACCAGTTTTAATTTTTCGGTCAATGCCTAACCGACTCATCCAAAATGCAAGCTCCTTCGAATTCTCTACAACACCAGCGTCCTGAAACTTGGAAGCGATTTCTCTTGCGGTTTGGCTTGGCAGCACGAGCACAGAAACAGGCTCCCCTCTCCCTAAGGGAAACTGTTCATCCCACCATTGAGGTGATTGCATGCTAATAAAAACAATATAGATAGAGACAATAAGGAATAACAGACCATCAATGAATTTATCCATGCTCTCGCTCTCCTTTTTAAGTAAGGGTAACTATATGATTTCCACACAGCGAACAGTTGCCTTTTTCATCCAGGTTTATAATGTGTGTCTTATATCCATGGCGTTCTATGACTGCTGCCCCGCAGTTGGGGCAGAGAGTGACTGCTGGAGTATCAATATTACCTAGATAAACAAAGGGCAAATATTGAGCTGCCCGTTCTTTTGCTTCATTCAACATGTTCAGAGGTGTCGCTGGGCGATGCCATTTGTAACTGGGGAAATATCTGGAAATATGCAAAACTATATTGGGGGACACGGAAGCCGCCCATTGAGCAAGAGGCTCCAGCCATAGGACATCGTTGTGAATTCCTGGAACGATGAGGCTTGTAAGTTCCACATGAACATGAGCTTCAACCATAGCTTCCACTGTTCTTTTTGCACTTCTAAGGTCGCCGCCAAGAAAGGAATACGTTTGAGGATCAAAGGCCTTTATATCAATATTTGCTCCATCTATGTATGGAAGCAGTTCTTGCAAGGGCTCTGGGTTGATCATGCCATTTGAAACAACCACTACAGAAAAGCCCTCTTTTTTAAGTTTGATAGCTGATTCGAGCACATATTCGTACCAGATAAAAGGTTCATTATATGTAAAGGCGACAGATTTTATATTTTCTTTTTTTGCAATGTCAACCAGCTCAGAAGGCAGAAGAAAAGAAAGAGAAACAGTGTCAGAACATGTGGATATCTGCCAGTTCTGACAAAATTGACAGCGCATATTACACCCGATGCTTCCTAAAGAAAGAATGGAAGTACCTGGATTCCAGTGAAAAAGAGGTTTTTTTTCTACTGGATCAATGCCTACAGAGGATACAAAACCATAGTTTAGGCTGACAAGCCCCTTGTCTTTCTGGTTCATCCGTACGCCGCAAAAGCCTTTTTGGCCATACCTTAAAGAACAGTGGTGAAAACAAAGATCGCAGACAACAGTGCCTCCTTCTTTATGCCACCAGGATGCTTCGTAAGCCATGGTCAGTCCCTTCTTTCTGGGAAGCGCTGTACCGTGAATCGATATATGGTTACATTGTCAAGAGAAAAGATTCCAGCTTTCTGGGAAGCGATGGTCAATTGCTTTTCTACACTATCCACTCCCTCAAGATCCGGCAGAAGAACCCCTTTTCTCATTCCCTTGGAAACGATGACTCCATATCGTTTAGGATCCAGGTCATTTTCTGAATCAATTTTTTCTGGCTCTGAAAGTATATCCACAGAAACGACGATATTTTTTAATTCTTCTTGTTCCACCGGCGCAAAACGGGGGTCTTCTGACGCAGCTGCAATAGCGTTTTCTATTACTTCTTCCGAAAGGGATGAATATGACGAAAGAATAGTGCCAATACACCCTCGCAGATGACCTTCTTTTGTTTTTAAAGAAACGAAGCAGGCTCCCTTCTGGTCTAGTGCTTCTTCTGGAGACCAAGACTTTTGCTCATCTTTTGTCGGTTTCCGTTTTTCTTTTACATACATTTCTATGGTTTTACGAGCTAGCCCTGGGTAGGTCTTTTGGGGGATGGCTAGAGCTACAGCATAGCCGACTCCAAAGGGCGCTTCATAAGAGAGAAGTTTTGTCGTATGGCCAGAAAGACCAAGAAAGATGAGTACTGACCGCAGGCCGCATTCCCCGGCTTCTTCAATGGTTCTCATAGGCAAACTGAGAAGAAGATCTGGATCAGAGTGTTGAATTGCGCGAACTACCTGTTCATCAAAGAATGCGCCAAGAGGTGAATATCCGGCTGGGGCGCCAGGTTTAACTCGATGAGAAAGATCGCCGCTAGCAACAAGTCCCCATTGAAGGGCGTCACGGAATTGATGAAGCATTTCCCCGACTTTAGCCGATTCCTCAAGGGTCAGCCCTATAGGATTAGCCAAAATGAGGTTGGGCAAAGAACCCCATTTTTTATAAAAAAAGTATAGGGGGACAAGGGAAGCATGATCAAGATGCCCTTTCTTTTCTTTTATGACTTCCACTGGTACACTTTGTTTGAGATAGTTGCTTATTAACTCTGTTTTTTCTTCGTTGCCGTTAATTTGCATTGAAATTTCAGGAACACCAAATAATGAAAGATCCCCTTTATAGAGCTGAGCTTCAAGAAACAAAAGTCCCCGAGTGTAAGGAGCATGGGGAGAAAGTAAAAAGAGAATATCCGGCTTCTCTTTTTCAAGCCTTTGTGTCAGATCAGACATGCCTTGAATAGTACGAACAGCTTCTTTTTCATTGCCACGCCCAACTTCCGGAATAATGATAGGCGGATGAGGAACGAGACAAGCCCATTTCCACATAGCAGCACCACCCTCCTTATCTTACTGTATCAGCATGGCATCTCCAAAAGAGAAGAAACGATACCCCATTTTCACTGCTGTTTCATAGACCTCCATAATATTGTCGTACCCCGCTAAAGCGGCTACAAGCATAAGAAGGGTACTTCTGGGAAGATGAAAGTTTGTAATAAGACCGTCAATTACTGAGAATTGGTAAGCAGGATAGATAAAAAGAGAAGTGTTTTTTCTACCGTACTGGACAACGTTTTCATCATGGGTTGCCATGCTCTCCAATGTCCTTGCAACAGTAGTGCCTGAAGCGATAATCCTGCGACCCTCTTCTTTGGCTTTTCGTATGAGAGCCGCTGTTTCCTCTGGTACCTCGCAATATTCTTCATGAATTACGTGTTGACGAATGTCTTCTTCCTGAACAGGTCTGAAAGTACCTAAGCCAACATGAAGAGTAACCCAGGCAAAAGTTATGCCATGTTTATCCTCAAGATCCCTCAGCTGATTTTCTGTAAAGTGCAAACTTGCTGTGGGTGCTGCGGACGATCCGTTGCGTTTTGCAAAAACGGTTTGATAGTCTAGTGCTGTAGCCGTGGTGCTTTTTATGTAGGGCGGAAAAGGAATCTCTCCCACTTCTTCCAGCAAAGACAGCACATTACATTCTTCTGGGAATCGGACAACACGAACTCCATCAGCTAATGCTTCCTGTACCTGTACCGGTATGTCTTCCCTGACGATAACGATACTTCCTGGTCTAAGCCGCCTTCCCGGCCGAACCAGTGCTTCCCATCTTTTCCACAGTCCGTCCAGCGGCTTGAGAAGCAGTATTTCAGCTCGGGCACTGCCCTTTTCTTTAACGCCAAAGAGGCGGGCGGGAATAACTCGCGTGTCGTTTAAGACTATGACATCTCCTTCCTTCAAAAAACGATGAAGTTCGTAAAAGCGAGAATGAATCATAGTTCCGCTGTTCTTATCGAGCACAAGAAGTCTCGAATGATTGCGAGGAGAGGCAGGAGTTTGCGCAATACGACCTTCAGGAAGATCATAAGCATAAGATTCTATGTCGTAAAGGTTTGGTACCATAAACCGTCATCGCCTTCTTATCGTTGTTTAAGATTTGTACCTGGGTAGTAATGCTGAAGTATTTTAGCATATTTCCACCCCTGCTCAGCGAGACTCTTGGCTCCCCATTGTGAAAGGCCCACACCGTGCCCCCAGCCCTTGCCAGAAAAAACAAAGGTTCCCTTAGATGGTCTTCTTGAAGAGCTCTGGGCAGAAACTTTAGATGGCGCCCCGGCTGCTTTTTGTTGGGTGCCCTTCTTTAATACTTGCAAAAGATATGTCTTTTTCTTTTCTGGGTGCATAAGCATGTCTATCATTTCATTAGCGGAAAAAGCACCTTGCTGTGTCAATGTGATGAGGCTCTGCTCTTCTTCCCAAGTCATAGGGCCATTAATGTCTCCAAGGTCTTCTTTTTTTAATGACGTGGGCTGGCTCCCAGTTGAAGTATTGCGTTGAGGCCCTTGGATTGTGGAACTGCCAGTCTCCCCATTAATAGTGAAGAAGGTGCTTCTTAATTGTGTCGGGCCGACAGCCATTCGGAATTGATGTGTCTTTATCTCCTTCGTACCATGGCTCCCCTTTGCTATAAGGGTTACAGGGCGGCCAAAAGCATCCCGCTGATTCACTTGGAGATCTATGACATCTCCGACGTTTGCTCCAGTTTTATTGAGTGCTTCCTGGATTTGCTGTGAAGAGAGAGTGAGATTCCACGATGAATAGGGAGAATCATAGGAAGCGGCTTCCTTGACACCTCTCAAGTATGGAATGGAACTGCTCCATACTTCAGCAACATTGGCAGTGGCGCCCCCACTGTCTGAATGAAAGGGGGTAAGGGCTAAATCAGAACCATAAACTACGACAACGCCTTTTGTTTCTTTAATGGCCTGGTCCGTTCTGGAAGTTTCAGCATTGACTCCCCGATAGACCTGGCAGTTTGGGGTTGCCGTGAGATCAAATCCCTTACTCCCATATTTCCCCCTGTTCTTTAAAGCATAGGTTCGAGAGATGACAGCCTGAGCCTTTAAAGCCTCAAGATGCCAGGCAGGATTTGTTTCCATTTTTAGAACACCTCTCAAGTAGTCTTCTACGTCTAACACATTGACCACATTAAAGGAGTTGCCATTGCTGAGAATGCGAATAATGCCTCTGTACTCTACTTTGTTGAATTTTAAGAAGCCTTTAGAGCTTAACTCCAGAGGAAGTTTAAGAGAATGTTTGCCAATCTTAACTGTATTTTTGCTTGCGTATCCAATAGTAATATTATTGTTTGCCCGAAATTTTTTACCGTTGCCGTCTTTCAAGATGATTGGAGACTTCGCCGAAATGGTTGTCTGTGAAAGACCTATTCCCACGCCAACTCTTATGGGGTTGGGTTCTGCTTCTGCACGGGAGCTGCTTATTAGGGGGGCATCTGAAAAGCTGCCCCCAGCGAGTATTAATAAAAAGATGATCCAGATCATTCGTTTCATGGGAGAGTGGCTCCTCCTTCTCTCTTTTGTTGTTATTTCATCCACCGTCCAATAATATTCAATACAATCGTTAAAACAACGCTGACAACCAGCATAGTTGTAATAGGGGCAAAGACTGTCACGTTTTTTCGAGTATAGGTAATGTCTCCAGGCAGCTTCCCCAGTGGAATATTGAACCTGCCTAAAAAGAGGACAACAACTCCGGCGATACAAAGTATAATCCCCATAGAAATAAGAAGTTTGCCTACTCCTTGCATATGCCAGATTCCTCCTCTTGATAAAGCTCTAGTTGATCGTTTAATGTTTCAGGAGGGTTCTTGCCTAGGTAAAGATAACCATTTCGTGTGGCCTTTCTCCCTCGTGGCGTTCGTTCTATCAGCCCTTTCTGAATAAGGTAGGGTTCATAAATATCCTCGATAGTCTGACCTTCTTCGTTCAATGCGGCTGCTATTGTTGAAAGGCCAACTGGTCCCCCATCGAAAAGTTCAACAATAACCTGCAGTATCCGTCGGTCGCCGTCATCAAGGCCAAGGGTATCCAGGCCGAGCATATTCAAGGCAACAGATGCTACTGCTGTATTGATAGAAGGGGATTGACGAACCTCTGCGACGTCCCTTACCCTTTTAAGCAATCTGATAGCCACCCGCGGTGTTCCTCGAGACCTTCGCGCTATTTCATAGGCGGCTTCCTCTTCAATTTCAATTCCCAGAACCTTTGCGCCTCTTTGAACTATTTCGGAAGTTTCGTCTACATTGTAGAGAGCCAGTTGCTCTACTATGCCAAACCGCGCCCGAAGGGGCGAAGTGAGCAGTCCAAGTCGTGTTGTTGCCCCTACAAGGGTGAAGGGCGGAAGGGTCAAACAGATGTTATTGGCCAATGGCCCCTTCCCAACAATGATATGGAGGCTAAAATCCTCCATGCTTGGATAAAGAATCTCTTCAACATTTGCAGGGAGTCTATGTATCTCGTCAATAAAAAGCACATCAAAAGGTTCTAGATTCGATAAAATCGCGGCAATATCGCCAGCTTTTTCCAAAGCTGGCCCCGTGGTAACTCGGAGCTGTCCCCCCATTTCATGGGCGATGATTCCAGCCAGGGTCGTTTTCCCCAAACCTGGAGGGCCATAAAAAAGAATATGGTCAAGGGCTTCTTTTCGTTGTCGAGCCGCTTGAACATATATTGATAGCTTATCTTTAAGTTTTTGCTGTCCAACAAAATCCTGTAGACTTGATGGGCGAAGAGTGAGCTCTTCTTCAAAATCTTTTTTCTGAAGGTCGAAAAAGTTCGTTCTTTCTTCTGTCACGCTTTTCACCTCAGTTTCTTTTCAGCTCACGAAGGGCTCTTTTAAGCAGAATGTCCTCTTTTGTTGTGTCAAACTCAGATCCCATTTCTCTTTTTAGACGATTCATAACGCTATAGACCTCGTTTTGTGTAAATCCGAGAGATCGAAGGGCTGCCGCTACTGTGTTTTTAACCAATATGGACGGAACCTCTTCTTCTGCAAATTCGGCAAGCATCTCTTCCGATAAATGGCGTTTCAGTTCAAAACATAGTCGTTCAGCGGTTTTCTTCCCAACTCCAGGAACCTGAAGAAAAGTGTCTGTGTCGGAAGTTGCAACTGAGCGTATTACCTGAGTTGGAGAAAGTGTTCTCAGTACGGCCAGCCCCACTCGGCCTCCTACCCCCTTTACCGTTAATAGCTTTATAAAAACTTCCCGTTCCTGCTCACTGGAAAAGCCAAAGAGAGTCGCGCCATTTTCAGAGACCTGCAGGTAGGTTGTGAGGCGTATGGTTTCATTGTCTTCACATAGCCGAAGTGCGCTTCCTGAACAGAGTATGTCAAAACCAAGGCCGTTTACATCAAGTATAACGTTTTCTTCGCCGATATGGAGAACTTTCCCTTCGAGACTTCTCAACATAAAAATCCACCCGCTTTC
This region of Aminobacterium colombiense DSM 12261 genomic DNA includes:
- the ruvA gene encoding Holliday junction branch migration protein RuvA — its product is MLRSLEGKVLHIGEENVILDVNGLGFDILCSGSALRLCEDNETIRLTTYLQVSENGATLFGFSSEQEREVFIKLLTVKGVGGRVGLAVLRTLSPTQVIRSVATSDTDTFLQVPGVGKKTAERLCFELKRHLSEEMLAEFAEEEVPSILVKNTVAAALRSLGFTQNEVYSVMNRLKREMGSEFDTTKEDILLKRALRELKRN
- the ruvB gene encoding Holliday junction branch migration DNA helicase RuvB, translating into MTEERTNFFDLQKKDFEEELTLRPSSLQDFVGQQKLKDKLSIYVQAARQRKEALDHILFYGPPGLGKTTLAGIIAHEMGGQLRVTTGPALEKAGDIAAILSNLEPFDVLFIDEIHRLPANVEEILYPSMEDFSLHIIVGKGPLANNICLTLPPFTLVGATTRLGLLTSPLRARFGIVEQLALYNVDETSEIVQRGAKVLGIEIEEEAAYEIARRSRGTPRVAIRLLKRVRDVAEVRQSPSINTAVASVALNMLGLDTLGLDDGDRRILQVIVELFDGGPVGLSTIAAALNEEGQTIEDIYEPYLIQKGLIERTPRGRKATRNGYLYLGKNPPETLNDQLELYQEEESGICKE